In the genome of Sphingobium sp. CR2-8, the window ATCAAAACCCAGTTCGGCAAGACTGAGGAGATCGCCTCGCAACTTGGTGGGCGCGACCATCATCGCTGTTTCCTCTCCTGCACTGGCGCGCACCCTTTGGCACTTGGCGCACTGTTTTTGGCGTCTCGAGCCGCACTTGTAAAGTTGCTGCGCGCCGCACCCAAGTGGCATTGTAAGGATCATAAAGGCCAAAGTCTATCGGCTGTCGACAACACTAGGGGAGAGATACGTTGAAGCAAATCTGGGGGGTGAGCCTGATCGCGCTGGGTATAGTGCCGGCGATGGCGCAGGAAGGATCGGCGGTGGCGCCGCAACAATCATCGTCCGTCGATGACATCGTCGTCACCGCTACCAAGGCCGGCCAAAGGCTCGATCGCGCCCCCGTCGCTGCCATTTCGGTCGATGCCGCCGACCTCGCGCGACTGAACGTTCAGAGCGTGCGCGATGCCCAAGTTCTTCTGCCGTCGGTAGTGTACAATGACAGCGGCGGTTCAGCGCAGGTCTATATTCGCGGCATCGGTTCCAACTCGGCCTATGCGGGCCTTGAATCGAGCATCGGCACCTATGTTGACGGCGTGTATCTTCAGCGACAGGTGGGCGCATCCGTCGATGTCGTGGATCTCAAGAGTATCGAAGTCCTGAACGGACCGCAGGGGTCGCTTTACGGCCGTAATGCGACCGGCGGAGTCGTGTTGGTCAACACCAATGATCCGGCTCAGCGCTTCGAGGGCAAGGTTGCAGCCGAAGCTGGCAATTTCGGCCGACTTGGTGGCGAGGCCATACTAAACATGCCGCTTAGCGATGATCTGGCGTTTCGGGTGGCCGGAAAATATACGCAGCTATCGGGCTATACCCGCAACGTCGCCAACGGCGAACGGTTGAGCGGGTTCAAATCGGGCACGGTGCGGGCGAAATTCAAATGGACGCCCGGCAGCCGCCTGACCGCAATCGCGTCGGTCGAATATCATAACGAAATCAACGACCCGCTGGCACGTCGCACCCTGGTGAACGCGCCGCTGTGCCTGTCGTGCGCCATCTATGGTACGACTCCGCCGACAGATTTCTACAAGGTGGATCAGACGAAAACGCGCAAGACGGACATCAACTATATCGCCGGCACCCTGAGCCTCAAATATGAAGGTGATGGTTTCGATGTCATCAGCGTGACGGGGATCAGGCACTTCAACTACGCGATCTTCGTGGATCAGGACTTCGCACGGGCCGACCTCTATAATAGCCGGGCTGAGGAATATGGCACCACCCTGACGCAGGATGCCTATGTGCGAACACATTTCGACAGCCCGTTCAACTTCATCGCGGGCCTTAGCGGAGAGCTTGACAAGGACAGCCTGCTGATCCGGGTATTTGGCGATGCCTTTGGACCGTTGCAGGATGCAGGCGGCACGAGTCGCGTGAAACTGGTGTCCATCTCTCCTTATGCCGAAGCCTATATCAAACTGTCGGAATCGCTCAAGCTGACGGTGGGCGGCCGCTACAATATCGACACCAAGAAATTGCGGGCCATCAACAATCCTGGCAGCGTGATCGCTTTTGGCGCGGTGCCACGGGTAGATCAGCAGATTACGTTTCGCAATTTCACGCCCCGCATCGTCATCTCGCGCGAAACTGCCACGAGTACGGTCTATGCGAGCTATGGCAAGGGCGCCAAGAGTGGCGGCTATAACAGTCCCGCCTTCACGCCGCTCGATGCGTTGCGCCCGGAATCGCTCACCAGCTATGAACTTGGCCTCAAGGCCAATGGTCTCCAGGGGCGGCTCAATATGTCGGTCGCGGGCTTCTATTATGACTATAAGGATATTCAGGTCAGCTATGTGAATGCCTCGACCGGCGGGATCGGGGCGCAGAATGCCGCCAGCGCACGCATCTACGGGCTAGAACTCAATACATCCTTGCGGTTGACTCAGAGACTGTCCGTGCATGCCGGCGGACTGATCGAACGGGCGCGCTTCCGCAATTATACCGGGGCCGTCATCTATTGCCCCGCATCTGCGCCATCGCCCACCTATTCCGGTTGCCCCGCGCCCAGCGGTCGTCCGGGGCTGGTCAGCGGGGTGGCCGATCTGTCCGGCACCCGCATACCGCGCGCGCCAGAGTTGTCCTTCTCGATGGGGGCGAACTATCAATTCCCGATCACCGATGAATGGGCGGGCAATTTTACCGTCAACGACCGCTATACAAGTGCTTATGATCTGCTGCCGGGCGCAGGTGGTCCGCTGGGCCTCAGCCACCAGAAGGCCTATCATTTCGTCACTCTGGGCTTGGCATTCGAAAATGAGCAGGCGGGGCTGGAGGCGCGCCTCTTCGTCAACAATCTGACGCGCGCGCGCTATTATCTCGACCTGCCGACATCCGCCTTTGGCGTCGCAGGATCAGCGGGATCGCCACGGACTTTCGGCGGCTCCCTGGCCTATCGTTTCTAAAAAAGGAGCAAGATCATGAACGCTTCCACGACTTTAGCCCACGCAGACGAAGAGCCTGTGCAGCGGATAGCCACCGACGACATCCCATGGCTTCCCTATGCGCTGATTCCGAACACGCAGTTCCGTGTGCTGCAAGTGGACGAAGACAATAATATCGTCATCCTGAACTTCAAAATGCCGCCCCATACCGTGACGCCGGTCCATGCCCATCATTGCACCGCTACCGCCTACACGCTGGAAGGGGAATGGTTCTATGACGATCTGAGCTTTCAGAAGGGCGACATCGCGTTCGAAACCACGGTCGAGGTTCACCAACCCGTGACACGGGAAAGGGGAGCCATTCTTTTGACCACGCTGATCGGCGGCAGGGGTAATGACAAGCTGCTGGAGGATCATCATCCCGACGGCAGCACCACATTGCTCCGAACGCGGCTTTTCAAGGCATGTGAACGCATAACGCCAAAAGCCTATGCCGAACTGGACTTCGCGTCATTGTTGAATTGAACCCGCTGTCCGGTCGCGCCGCACGGACTATCCCGTCAATTAAACCCGCCGGGACGCGTGGCACAGCGTTCCGGCGGGTCGGCAAATCGACCATGTTCAGGCTGGGTCAGTCGATTGCGACATGACGCGGCTCCCCGGAAGCAACTGATTGAACAGCGTATCTATCTCCATATCCGTCGACACCCGCCGACGTTCCAGTAGATCGACTGCGTTACCCACAGGATAGCGGGCAGCCGGAACATCTGCTTCCAACGCCTGGATGATGGTTTCTGCCACCGCATCCGGCGCGATTGCAAGGGCATGGGCATTCTGCGAAAACGCCTTCTGCTGGGCGTAATAGTGACCGTAGTTGCGTTTGCCCTGATCATCGAGCTGGTCAAATCCACGATCGAGCTGGGCTGCAAAGCCATGCACCATGCCCGTTGCGATCGCACCGGGTTGGATCAGCGAAACGGGGATGCCCCATTGGCCCGCCTCAAGCCGCATGGTGTCGGCCAGCCCTTCCAGAGCATATTTTGAGGCCGTGTAATAGCCAAGCAACGGGAACGCGACCTTGCCCGACATCGAGCCTACAAAGATAAAGCGCCCTTTGCTTTCCCTGATCTGCCCGAGAGTGGCCTGATAGACTGCGAGATTGGAGACGGTGTTGATCTCGACCGTGCGGCGAAACATCTCGATCGGCGTTGTCTCCAATGGCCCGGACGGATTCACGCCTACGCAGCTTATGACCGCCGTGAGCGGTCGGTCGCTGCGGCGAAGTGCGTCTTTGAGTTGAGATATGCCGACATCCGCGGAAGAAAAATCGGCCACGAACAAATCTGCCGCACCAAAGTCTTTACTCCTCATCGCTTCAAGGTCGGTGTCGTCTAGGGCTGAACCCAGCACGGTATAGCCAGCGTCCAGCAATTGTCGTGTCAGGCACTGGCCAACGCCGCCCGACGCGCCCAGAACGAGAATGGTGCCTGTCTGCAACGATTTTTCTGACATTGTTTTTCCTCTTCCTGAAGCCCGGGCAGCGGGGCATTAGATTTGTTGCGATCGCTGTCGCCTCGTGACATCGAAAACACGCGCCGCAACTTCCGTCGCCTGAACAGGCTGACCATAGCACATCTGATAGATCTGTAGATACTATATACTACATCTTTCATTGTGTGAAGTGAAAGGGCATTGACGCCAGCAGGCCGCATTTTTTTTGGAGAAAGCAGGCGTGCTGCCCGGCTCTTGTGCTCAAAAAATCTGCCGAGGAAGCACGGGCAGGCGGTGCGTCGTACATTATGATAAGTCGTCGGCTCAGAGTGCTCGGTGGCAATAACAGGCTGCGCAGAATATGGCGCTGGTATAAATGGAGGAGCGAGGCAGGCTGGCTGCGCGCGCGGCTCGGATGGCCCACCCGCCGAGCAATCATTTTATGTTAGGCATGGCTTGAAGATGGAGGCAAAGTGGCACCTGGAAGATCGGCAGTCTCGCAAATCGGGCTGGGTGAAGGTCGGTCAGGGCATTGATGATGAAGCTGCAAGCCATGAAAACGGATTGCGTTGCAGCGAAGGACGTATTAGGTCCTACATACTGTTTTTATAAATGATGAGGATGCCATGGATTACGACTTCCAGAGGGGTTTCGTCACCTACCCTGACGCCGAGCCTGGCAGTCCCGGCGAGAAGGCTCCCTATATCGATCATGGCACCGCCCGCGTCGATCCCAAGCGCTTCTACAGTAAAGATGAAGCAGACCTTGAATGGGACAGGATGTGGACGAAGAGTTGGCTCTTCGTCGGCATCAGCCATGATATCGCAGAGGTAGGAGACTGGTTCAAGGCCGATTATGGCAACGAGTCCTTCATCATTGTTCGGAATGCGGAAGGCGATGACGGCATCTCGGCCTATTTCAATGTCTGCCCGCACCGTGGCAACCGCATCGTTCATGACGACTTCGGCAGCGTTGGAAGCGATGCGAACGAGGGGGCATGCATCTTCACCTGCGATTTTCACGGTTGGAAATTCGGCCTGGACGGCAAGAATGTCGAAATTCGCGATGAGATGATCTTCCGAAAGGAAGCGATCGCCCATCGGCCAGGCCTCAAGGCGGTTCGCTGCAGCGTCTGGAACAGTCTGGTCTTTATCAACATGGATCCGAATGCCAAGCCGCTCCTGGAGCAGTTGGACGTCATCCCGCGCCACCTCGCGCCTTATCCGTTCGATAAATACAAGGTCATTCGCGATATAGAAACCTGCTGGAATGCGAACTGGAAGGTCGCGCTCGACGCGTTCATTGAATTCTACCACGCGGACGACGTGCACCCGCAACTGGCGAGCTTTACGGAGACGCTGGGATGCCAGTATGATCTCTATGGCAACGGAAACAGCCGTATGGTCATCCCGATCGGCAGTGTGCCGGTGCGGTTCGAGGATCGGGCGACTGTCCCTGAAGGCATGAAGGCTTTCCTTCAGTTCTACGGCGGCAATCCCGATGATTTCACACATTTGGAAGGCCATGAATATAACAAGGCTTTTGCCCAGACACGACGTACGTGGGCTAAGCGGCACGGCCACGATCATTTCGATGATCTGACCGATGATCAGATCAACGATGACTGGAATTATTTCATATTCCCCAACGTGACGATCAACGTGTTCAGCGACGCCTTACTGATCCAGATTTTCCGTCCGCACGAAACCGAACCGCGCAAAAGCTACTATCGCGCTATTTCTCTCTGCCTGCCGGTGGGCGGCTCGCAGGATATGGTCATGGACCCGGGACAGTTTGGCCCGGAAGCCGTGTCGCCGCCCGGCTGGGACGGGTCGATCCGACCTGAAAAGATCGTACCCCAAACGCCAGAGGAATTTGGCTCCGTCCTCGCGCAAGACGCCGTGCGCGTTCCGGAGGTGCAGAAAGGCATCGAGTCGGTGGCATTCGACGGCTATGTCCTGTCGGAATCGGAAAATCGCATACGGCATTATCTGGCAGAGCTCGATCGTCTGATTGGCAGAGGCTGAGCGCGCCAGATGAGCGAAAACGCAAACCTCTTCGAGAGCGTCGAAAACGTCGAGATCAAGCTGTCCCGGACCAAGACCTGGAGCGGGCTGGAAACCGAACCTGCCTATTTCCCCAAAGAACGGGATGAGGCCTATACGAAGAATCTGGGTGATCCCGGCAGCTTCCCCTTCACCCGGGGCGCATATCCGCAAATGTACCGCAGCCGCATGTGGACGTTGCGCAATATCGTCGGTTACGGTTCGCCGGAAGACACCAGGCAGGGCCTCGAAATGGTGCTGGCGTCGGGCGGAACCGGCGTCAGTATCGTGCCAGATCCGCTGACGACCCAGAGCGTGGATGCAGATCACCCTGCTTTCGCGCCGGAAGTGGGGCTGGAGGGCTGTTCGCTCCCAACGTTGCGCGATGCCGAAAGGCTTCTGGACGGCGTCGATCTCGCAAAAGTGGATACCGCCTGGCACTGGGGTGCAATGGCTTATCCGCTCATCGCATCAGTCCATGCAAAGCGCGGGCAGCCGCTCTCCACCCTGCAAGGCTCCAATATGCCGGATATGTTGCAGCAAACGCTGTGCGGTTGGGGTAAGCATCTCGTGCCCGCCGAATTCGGGCATCGCATCGCTGTGGATGAGATTGAGTTCAGCGTTCGTAACAGCCCGAAATGGGCGCTGGGCATGCCGCAGGCCTATGATCTACGCGAGCGCGGTCTTTCACCGGCGGGAGAAATAGCGCTGGGCATGGCCATGATCAACAAGACGATGGAAGATCTGATCGAGCGCGGCCTGACCGTGGATCAGGTTGCGCCCAGCCTGGCGTGGGTCTCGACATCCGACATCGACTTTTTTGAGGAGGTTGCGAAGTTTCGTGCGCTGCGCCGCTATTGGGCGCGGACAATGAAAGAACGTTTCGGATCGCAGGATGTGCGCGCCCAGCGGCTTCGCATCGCCTGCCACACGTCGGGCAAATCACTGGTCTACAAGCAGCCGTTGAACAACCTTACCCGTACCGCTATTCAAGGGCTGGCGGCGTTGTGCGGCGGGGTTCAATCGCTCGAGGCCTGCACATTCGACGAACCGGTATGCGTGCCAACGCACGAGGCAAGGGAACTTGCCACGCGACAGCAGCAAATTCTGGCCAACGAAGTCGGCGCGGCCCGCGTGGCCGACCCGTTTGGCGGCAGCTATTATGTCGAAGCGCTCACCGATCAAGTAGAGGCGGAGGCGATTGCCATGCTGACGCGGATCGAAAAAGTCGGCCTTATCGAAGCGATCGCCAGCGGCCAGATCGAGCAGATGATGGACGATTTCAATTTCGAATTGCAGCGTGAAATGGACAGCGGCGAGCGTATCATGGTTGGCGTCAACCGGTTTGTGCCGGAAGACGAGCCGTCACCCACGCGGTTCAAGTTCGACCGCACGAATACCTATGCCCACATCCGTCGTTTTTCAGAACTCAAGCAGCAGCGCGATCAGGGCCTATGGTCTACTGCGTTGAACAAAGTGCACACTGTCGTTCGCGACGGCAATAATCCGATGCAGGCCATGATCGACGCGTTCATTGCCGACGCCAGCATTGGTGAGATATGGGGAACCGTTCGCGTGGCCTATGGTCATCCTTTCGACCCTTATGGTCACCTTCAAGCACCGTTGAGTTACACATGAACAAGCCGAACACAGTCCGCTGCATGCTTGGGATGTTGGGCACGGATGTCCATTCCAAGGGCATACGCACACTGGCGCGCCTGCTGAACGAAGCAGGCGGCATAGAGGTCGATTATATCGGCGAGCATAATAGCGTGGAGGGAATGGCGGCGGCCGTTGCGGAGCGGAAGTCCGATGTCGTGGGCATCAGTTTTTCGTCTGCGGCCTATGTCGAATATACGCGTCAGTTGATCGAGGCGATGAAGGCGAAAGGGGTAGGGCACGTCCCCGTAATTCTGGGCGGAATCATCCATCCGGATGACGTCGAAGAACTCAAGGAGATGGGTGTGGCGGGCGTGTTTGGCGCAGGGTCTAAGACGCAGGACATCATTCTTTTTGTACAGAATGCAGGTGTGTCAAGTCTATGAAGGATTATGTCGATGTCTGCGCGGTTGATGACATTCCCAACGGCAAACATCGCGCCTTTCTGATCGACGGCACCTCTATACTGGTATTCCGCATCAACGCGGACGCTTACGCGTTGGAGAATCGCTGCACCCATCTTGACTTTCCTCTGGAGGGGGGGCGACAGATCGGCACGACAATCGTCTGCCGGAAGCATGGCGCGCGTTTCGATATATGCTCTGGCAAAGTCGTTACCGGACCGGCCGTCGATCCGCTGCGGTGTTTTTCCACGCGGGTGCGCCAAGGACGCATTGAAGTTCAGCCCGGCGCGACCAGAAACCTAGGCCCGTTCATTGCTCAGGACATCTGAATTCACCGAAGGAATGGCTAAAGCACGGAAACCAAAAGGAGATCGAAGTATGGGTCGCAAGTGCCGCGAGGCTGAGCCGCCTTGAAGACATGAAAGACATAAAGCGCCTGAAAGACGCGTTACACAGAACTGGCCAACAGCAGCCGGAAAAGCCCCATACAGGCGGTGAGATCAACGCGCTTTTCACCGACGACGTTTTCACATCGTTGCGACGGGTGCGCCTCCGTTAATAGGATCGTCTGCGATCAAATGAGCGGTTCGACGACGGCACGCTCCATTATTATTCCTAACGCCTGCTGGGCAACCCCTATATCGAAGTGAACTGCGATACGACGCAAGGACGATGGCATGTCGCCGTCTCCCTCCACTGGCGAGATATGGGCGCTATTTGGTCGACGGCTTTTTATGACGATGAATTTGCCCGCACGACCGAGGGCAGGCGCATAAAAGGCCTGTGCGGCAACGCATCTGCCTTCGCGCCGTTCGAAAAGTTGGTGACGGCGCTCGTCTTTATTGACCAACGAGTCTAGCCGTGGACCACGACAGAGCTTGCTCCCGCTCTTGCCAAAAACGCCTCACCGCCATTCCGAGCTCCAGTTCCGCCTTTCAAAAAGCGTTATCCCATCGGAATATCCCGCCGGATGATAGGAGCGACACTCAACTCATCACAGATATGAAGCTCAAGCTGAAGGGATCTGGCGCAATCAGCGCCAGATCCCTTCAATTTCTTAGAATCTGAACGTTCCCTGCAGGGTGACTTCGCGAGGCCGCGCCACAGCGCCAACGATCTGGCCGGGAGGCGCCAGCGGTTGATCGATCGCGTTGCTGATATAATAGTTGTTCGTAAGATTCTGGGCAATCAACGCCAATTCCCACTTATCATCCGCATCATGCAAACGAACGCTGGTGTTCAACAGGGCAAAGCCATTCTGCCGACCAACGGGGTTGAGTGTTTCGCTTGCGTTATAGTTGCTTGTATAGCGAACATCACCTGTAAAACCGATCCTCACCGTGTTGGTCAGGCCTGTATCATAGGTGAACCCGCCGCTCAGATTGACCTTCGGCGCGCGCGCCAGGCGGCGATCGGTCAGACTTTGGGTAGATGCCGTGCCCACCGGCACACAACCTTGTGCCACAGTCTGACCAGCATAACATGGCGCATCGGGGAAACTCTGAAACTTCGCCTCATTATAGGCGGCCGATCCGTGGAGCTGCAAATCTGCATCGACCTGATAGATCGCCTCGAGTTCGACGCCGGTCGTCCGTGCCGATGCGGCATTGCGGATCTGGTTCGACACCGTGGGTGCATCGAACGTCTGAACCTGAAGATTGTCGAATGTGTAGCGATAGGCCGCCGCCGTCAGCCGCAGCTTGCGATTGAAGAATTCGCCTTTGGCCCCAATCTCGAACCCCTTCACCTTTTCCGGCGCAAAGCGAATGGTGTTCTCAGTAAAGGACGGCACGACCAAGTTGGCCTGCGCATAGCCGCCGGACTTGAAGCCAGTCTTATAGGCCGCATAAAGCGTCGTATTGCCGTTGGGATGCCATGTCAGCGTCGCCTCTGGCGAGATGTTATCGTCGCTGGACTTGCCGGCTATCAGGTCGCCTTGCGCGCGAGAGAAGCCGAAGGCCCCAAACGCGGCCTGAACATAGTCGTTGCCGCCGATGGTCTTGTACGATTGATAGGTGTACCGCGCGCCGCCTGCCAGTTGTAGATTGTCCAGGATGTCGAACGTAACCTGACCAAAGCCGGAATAGGTTTTGGAACTGCTGTCCCAACCGCCGCTAAAATTATCAAACCGTCCGGTTGCTGGATCAAGGCCAAGCGAAACAAGGCTGACATTCTGGTTGAACGGAAAGCTTTCGCTTTCGAAAAAGCCGCCTGCCATGAGGTTTATCGGCCCGTCGAAGCTTGTTTGAATGCGCAGCTCCTGAGCGAAGTCGCGGCTGGCAGAGGCATTATACGCCCAGAAGTTGCCCTGCGACCCGAACTGCACATTGTCGAAGAACTTGTTCTTGAACTTATAGAAGCTGGTGACTGACGTGATGCTGAAGCTGTCGCCCTCATAGCTTGCGTTGAGCGACGCCAGTACGGCCCAGAAATCATTATAGGGATTGCCATCACGCGCATTAGGGAAGGCTGCGGCGCGCTGTGGATTGAACGAAGCTGTCTGACGTCGACCGTCCACCTTGCAGTCGCCGGACGCGTCGATCAGGGGAGAACCCGTAGCGAAATCAAACGCTACAGGTTTGCCCAGCGGATTGGCGCATTTGATCTCGGTCGTAGAATTCGTCCCGGTGCGATCCTTGGAATCCGTCGCAAAAACCTTGAGCACGGCGCGAAATTCGTCCGTTGGCGCCCAGTCTAGCGTCACGCGTCCCAGATATTCGCGTTGCCCAGGGGAGCGCGAATAGGGAACCGGCGCGTGGGGGAAGAGCGGATCGGTCGGAAGGGTGAAGACCTGCCCGCCTACTCTCATCCAGCCATCCATCTTGCTGGCGCGACCGGCAACCCTGAAGCCCAGCGTATCGGAAATCGGCCCGGAAATAGCACCTTCCACATAGCGCTGATTTGCCTTGAATTCGTAGCCGGCTCTCACAAAGCCCTTCAGTTCCTTCGTTGCGCCTGCACTGGAGACCGAAATCACGCCGGCCGGGCTGTTCTTGCCGAAGAACAGCGCCTGTGGCCCCTTCAGCACCTCGACTTGCTCCAGATCGAAGAAGCCAGCCGTAATGATGCGGCCGCGGCTTATCTGCGTACCGTCAATATTCACGCTGACGGTCGAGGCAAGACCTGTATCCTGTGATGACGAACCGATGCCGCGGATGGTCAGAACGGCGCCCGACCCGCCGCCGCCAGTGGACTGGATCGTCACCTGCGGCACCATTTCTGCGAGCCGTGTGAAGTTCGTAGTGTTATATTTTGCAATGTCCGCTGCACCCAGCGCAGACACCGCTACGGGGACGTCGATCAAGGATTCCGTTTTCTTGCGTGCAGTGACGACAATGTCCTGAAGACCGCCCATCGAGCGCGCATCCGATTGTGCTGATTCCTGGGCGGGAGCTGTTGAACCCTCGATCTGAGCCAGCGCAGGGCTGGTGTACATTCCTATGATTAACGCGCCCAAGCTCGCCGAGCAAAGGGCTGCCCTAGGTTTGCAAAATGCCGACACGATCTCTCTCCCATTAGAACTTAGAATCTTATTTCCAATATATAGTACTCAAATACTATTTATGTCAACAGGACGTGCGGGTCTGCAAGGTCGCCAACGCCGCGCGCGCCCTCCGAAAGGCACGCTTGACGTCGAAACGGTTGGAGATAGTATGAAAGAACTAGAATGAGGATGGTGAGGATGCTGTATT includes:
- a CDS encoding TonB-dependent receptor; this translates as MYTSPALAQIEGSTAPAQESAQSDARSMGGLQDIVVTARKKTESLIDVPVAVSALGAADIAKYNTTNFTRLAEMVPQVTIQSTGGGGSGAVLTIRGIGSSSQDTGLASTVSVNIDGTQISRGRIITAGFFDLEQVEVLKGPQALFFGKNSPAGVISVSSAGATKELKGFVRAGYEFKANQRYVEGAISGPISDTLGFRVAGRASKMDGWMRVGGQVFTLPTDPLFPHAPVPYSRSPGQREYLGRVTLDWAPTDEFRAVLKVFATDSKDRTGTNSTTEIKCANPLGKPVAFDFATGSPLIDASGDCKVDGRRQTASFNPQRAAAFPNARDGNPYNDFWAVLASLNASYEGDSFSITSVTSFYKFKNKFFDNVQFGSQGNFWAYNASASRDFAQELRIQTSFDGPINLMAGGFFESESFPFNQNVSLVSLGLDPATGRFDNFSGGWDSSSKTYSGFGQVTFDILDNLQLAGGARYTYQSYKTIGGNDYVQAAFGAFGFSRAQGDLIAGKSSDDNISPEATLTWHPNGNTTLYAAYKTGFKSGGYAQANLVVPSFTENTIRFAPEKVKGFEIGAKGEFFNRKLRLTAAAYRYTFDNLQVQTFDAPTVSNQIRNAASARTTGVELEAIYQVDADLQLHGSAAYNEAKFQSFPDAPCYAGQTVAQGCVPVGTASTQSLTDRRLARAPKVNLSGGFTYDTGLTNTVRIGFTGDVRYTSNYNASETLNPVGRQNGFALLNTSVRLHDADDKWELALIAQNLTNNYYISNAIDQPLAPPGQIVGAVARPREVTLQGTFRF
- a CDS encoding TonB-dependent receptor, giving the protein MKQIWGVSLIALGIVPAMAQEGSAVAPQQSSSVDDIVVTATKAGQRLDRAPVAAISVDAADLARLNVQSVRDAQVLLPSVVYNDSGGSAQVYIRGIGSNSAYAGLESSIGTYVDGVYLQRQVGASVDVVDLKSIEVLNGPQGSLYGRNATGGVVLVNTNDPAQRFEGKVAAEAGNFGRLGGEAILNMPLSDDLAFRVAGKYTQLSGYTRNVANGERLSGFKSGTVRAKFKWTPGSRLTAIASVEYHNEINDPLARRTLVNAPLCLSCAIYGTTPPTDFYKVDQTKTRKTDINYIAGTLSLKYEGDGFDVISVTGIRHFNYAIFVDQDFARADLYNSRAEEYGTTLTQDAYVRTHFDSPFNFIAGLSGELDKDSLLIRVFGDAFGPLQDAGGTSRVKLVSISPYAEAYIKLSESLKLTVGGRYNIDTKKLRAINNPGSVIAFGAVPRVDQQITFRNFTPRIVISRETATSTVYASYGKGAKSGGYNSPAFTPLDALRPESLTSYELGLKANGLQGRLNMSVAGFYYDYKDIQVSYVNASTGGIGAQNAASARIYGLELNTSLRLTQRLSVHAGGLIERARFRNYTGAVIYCPASAPSPTYSGCPAPSGRPGLVSGVADLSGTRIPRAPELSFSMGANYQFPITDEWAGNFTVNDRYTSAYDLLPGAGGPLGLSHQKAYHFVTLGLAFENEQAGLEARLFVNNLTRARYYLDLPTSAFGVAGSAGSPRTFGGSLAYRF
- a CDS encoding cupin domain-containing protein; the encoded protein is MNASTTLAHADEEPVQRIATDDIPWLPYALIPNTQFRVLQVDEDNNIVILNFKMPPHTVTPVHAHHCTATAYTLEGEWFYDDLSFQKGDIAFETTVEVHQPVTRERGAILLTTLIGGRGNDKLLEDHHPDGSTTLLRTRLFKACERITPKAYAELDFASLLN
- a CDS encoding cobalamin B12-binding domain-containing protein translates to MLGMLGTDVHSKGIRTLARLLNEAGGIEVDYIGEHNSVEGMAAAVAERKSDVVGISFSSAAYVEYTRQLIEAMKAKGVGHVPVILGGIIHPDDVEELKEMGVAGVFGAGSKTQDIILFVQNAGVSSL
- a CDS encoding aromatic ring-hydroxylating oxygenase subunit alpha produces the protein MDYDFQRGFVTYPDAEPGSPGEKAPYIDHGTARVDPKRFYSKDEADLEWDRMWTKSWLFVGISHDIAEVGDWFKADYGNESFIIVRNAEGDDGISAYFNVCPHRGNRIVHDDFGSVGSDANEGACIFTCDFHGWKFGLDGKNVEIRDEMIFRKEAIAHRPGLKAVRCSVWNSLVFINMDPNAKPLLEQLDVIPRHLAPYPFDKYKVIRDIETCWNANWKVALDAFIEFYHADDVHPQLASFTETLGCQYDLYGNGNSRMVIPIGSVPVRFEDRATVPEGMKAFLQFYGGNPDDFTHLEGHEYNKAFAQTRRTWAKRHGHDHFDDLTDDQINDDWNYFIFPNVTINVFSDALLIQIFRPHETEPRKSYYRAISLCLPVGGSQDMVMDPGQFGPEAVSPPGWDGSIRPEKIVPQTPEEFGSVLAQDAVRVPEVQKGIESVAFDGYVLSESENRIRHYLAELDRLIGRG
- a CDS encoding methylmalonyl-CoA mutase family protein: MSENANLFESVENVEIKLSRTKTWSGLETEPAYFPKERDEAYTKNLGDPGSFPFTRGAYPQMYRSRMWTLRNIVGYGSPEDTRQGLEMVLASGGTGVSIVPDPLTTQSVDADHPAFAPEVGLEGCSLPTLRDAERLLDGVDLAKVDTAWHWGAMAYPLIASVHAKRGQPLSTLQGSNMPDMLQQTLCGWGKHLVPAEFGHRIAVDEIEFSVRNSPKWALGMPQAYDLRERGLSPAGEIALGMAMINKTMEDLIERGLTVDQVAPSLAWVSTSDIDFFEEVAKFRALRRYWARTMKERFGSQDVRAQRLRIACHTSGKSLVYKQPLNNLTRTAIQGLAALCGGVQSLEACTFDEPVCVPTHEARELATRQQQILANEVGAARVADPFGGSYYVEALTDQVEAEAIAMLTRIEKVGLIEAIASGQIEQMMDDFNFELQREMDSGERIMVGVNRFVPEDEPSPTRFKFDRTNTYAHIRRFSELKQQRDQGLWSTALNKVHTVVRDGNNPMQAMIDAFIADASIGEIWGTVRVAYGHPFDPYGHLQAPLSYT
- a CDS encoding Rieske (2Fe-2S) protein, whose amino-acid sequence is MKDYVDVCAVDDIPNGKHRAFLIDGTSILVFRINADAYALENRCTHLDFPLEGGRQIGTTIVCRKHGARFDICSGKVVTGPAVDPLRCFSTRVRQGRIEVQPGATRNLGPFIAQDI
- a CDS encoding SDR family NAD(P)-dependent oxidoreductase, with the translated sequence MSEKSLQTGTILVLGASGGVGQCLTRQLLDAGYTVLGSALDDTDLEAMRSKDFGAADLFVADFSSADVGISQLKDALRRSDRPLTAVISCVGVNPSGPLETTPIEMFRRTVEINTVSNLAVYQATLGQIRESKGRFIFVGSMSGKVAFPLLGYYTASKYALEGLADTMRLEAGQWGIPVSLIQPGAIATGMVHGFAAQLDRGFDQLDDQGKRNYGHYYAQQKAFSQNAHALAIAPDAVAETIIQALEADVPAARYPVGNAVDLLERRRVSTDMEIDTLFNQLLPGSRVMSQSTDPA